Proteins encoded within one genomic window of Humulus lupulus chromosome 1, drHumLupu1.1, whole genome shotgun sequence:
- the LOC133823876 gene encoding uncharacterized protein LOC133823876, translated as MNGRIQGKFIGQKGLRQGDPISHLLFVLVMEYLTRLLIQALHHKDFRFHPMCENLKLVSLCFADDLVMFCKGNIHLVQILQDGYSQFSHASGLTTNLAKSHVYFGGLKSKDKKNILDCLNIEEGSFPLKYLGIPLRPTKWKASDCGIILKKINLWLHSWASRLSFVG; from the coding sequence ATGAATGGGAGGATTCAAGGGAAGTTCATTGGGCAGAAAGGGCTTAGACAAGGGGATCCTATATCTCATTTATTGTTTGTTCTTGTTATGGAATATCTTACCAGACTCCTCATTCAAGCTTTgcatcataaggatttcagattTCATCCCATGTGTGAAAATCTGAAATTGGTTAGTCTCTGTTTTGCTGATGATCTTGTGATGTTCTGTAAAGGGAATATTCACTTAGTCCAAATTCTACAGGACGGGTACTCTCAGTTTAGTCATGCTTCGGGCTTAACTACAAATTTGGCCAAATCTCATGTTTATTTTGGTGGTCTGAAATCTAAAGATAAGAAGAATATTCTAGACTGTCTTAACATTGAAGAGGGATCTTTTCCTTTAAAATATCTCGGTATCCCTCTCCGACCTACCAAATGGAAGGCTAGTGACTGTGGGATCATTCTCAAAAAGATTAATCTTTGGTTGCATTCTTGGGCTAGTCGTCTATCATTTGTGGGTTGA